Proteins co-encoded in one Arthrobacter sp. ERGS1:01 genomic window:
- a CDS encoding response regulator transcription factor, with amino-acid sequence MTTTAACRILLVDDDPEILLSLGTALGLEGYEVLTATNGLEALEVTLREDPDALVVDVTMPGTDGLTLCRQLRAAGDRVPILMLTARVSVNERVEGLDAGADDYLGKPFDLAELLARLRALVRRAYPEPVSALGYADLTLDPESRSATRAGRYIELSHTEFALLRVLVEHAGQTLTRSQISDAIWDTDFGPASNALEVYVSYLRRKLEEGGGSRMVHTVRGIGYRMAEQ; translated from the coding sequence ATGACGACGACCGCCGCGTGCCGCATCCTGCTGGTGGATGACGATCCCGAGATCCTGTTGTCCCTGGGCACCGCCCTGGGCCTGGAGGGATATGAGGTCCTGACCGCCACCAACGGGCTGGAAGCCCTGGAAGTGACGCTGCGGGAAGACCCGGATGCCCTGGTCGTCGATGTCACGATGCCCGGCACGGACGGCTTGACCCTGTGCCGCCAGCTGCGGGCCGCCGGCGACCGGGTCCCGATCCTGATGCTCACGGCGCGGGTCAGCGTCAACGAACGCGTCGAAGGCCTGGACGCCGGAGCCGACGACTACCTGGGCAAACCCTTCGACCTGGCCGAACTCCTGGCCCGGCTGCGCGCCCTGGTCCGCCGCGCCTACCCCGAACCGGTCAGCGCGCTCGGATACGCGGACCTGACCCTGGATCCGGAGAGCCGGAGCGCCACCCGGGCCGGCCGGTACATCGAGCTCAGCCACACCGAATTCGCGCTCCTGCGCGTGCTGGTCGAACACGCGGGCCAGACGCTCACCCGCTCCCAGATCTCCGACGCCATCTGGGACACGGACTTCGGGCCCGCCTCCAACGCCCTGGAGGTGTATGTGTCCTACCTGCGACGGAAACTCGAGGAAGGCGGCGGCTCCCGCATGGTGCACACCGTCCGCGGCATCGGCTACCGGATGGCCGAACAGTGA
- a CDS encoding sensor histidine kinase has protein sequence MTRHLPGRPWTLRTRLAMTIALVMAVVIVAFTSLIYLFTSSEMKDQLDQSLQSESTRVTRLVEAKTDWTASGYCEVVGSPACSKVIGSKDAPGDNGKDLPVTDAALGVAAGTHRPFYANTTVNGAGVRMLVTPLSEDRALLTGLPTAPVDTAIARLAIILVGFAVVGVFIAGIGGYLSARHGLRPVRSLTETAERVAATRNAGHRIGVEGTDELGRLAAAMNTMLAELESAQNAQRQLVADASHELRTPLTSLRTNLELLERADLTDTLRADLQAGVRRQMVGMGALVEDLIELARGEEHIAADDVEMQSLLRHCLERAAQNRPGITYRLASPAKAHDDGPEAAEPLCLVSGDAPRLARLINNLLDNAGKFSPPGETVTVTATTHGQEMEITVQDRGPGFAGEELGMVFERFYRSATARGLPGSGLGLAIAKQTVLAHGGTIEAANTGVGAAVTVHLPLAAASTP, from the coding sequence GTGACCCGACACCTTCCCGGCCGGCCGTGGACCTTGCGGACCCGGCTGGCCATGACGATCGCCCTGGTCATGGCCGTGGTCATTGTCGCCTTCACGAGCCTCATCTACCTGTTCACGAGCAGTGAAATGAAGGACCAGCTTGACCAGTCGCTGCAAAGCGAATCAACCCGCGTCACCAGGCTCGTGGAGGCAAAGACCGATTGGACGGCCAGCGGCTACTGCGAAGTCGTCGGCTCCCCGGCCTGCAGCAAGGTCATCGGCAGCAAGGACGCGCCCGGGGACAACGGCAAGGACCTGCCCGTCACCGACGCCGCACTCGGAGTGGCCGCCGGCACCCACCGCCCGTTCTACGCCAACACCACGGTCAACGGCGCAGGGGTCCGGATGCTTGTCACCCCGCTCAGCGAGGACCGGGCGTTGCTGACAGGCCTGCCCACGGCACCCGTGGACACGGCCATTGCCAGGCTCGCCATCATCCTGGTGGGTTTCGCCGTCGTGGGAGTCTTCATTGCCGGGATCGGCGGCTACCTCAGCGCCCGGCACGGCTTGCGTCCCGTGCGCAGCCTCACCGAGACGGCGGAGCGGGTCGCCGCCACCCGGAACGCCGGGCACAGGATCGGCGTCGAGGGCACCGACGAATTGGGACGGCTGGCCGCCGCCATGAACACCATGCTGGCGGAGCTTGAATCGGCCCAGAACGCCCAGCGCCAGCTTGTCGCCGACGCCTCGCATGAGCTGCGCACCCCTTTGACGAGCCTTCGGACGAACCTGGAACTCCTCGAGCGGGCGGACCTCACCGACACCCTGCGTGCGGATCTCCAGGCCGGCGTGCGGCGCCAAATGGTTGGCATGGGCGCCCTGGTCGAGGACCTCATTGAACTGGCCCGGGGCGAGGAGCACATCGCCGCCGACGACGTCGAAATGCAGAGCCTGCTGCGGCATTGCCTTGAGCGGGCCGCGCAAAACCGGCCCGGCATCACGTATCGGCTTGCTTCCCCTGCAAAGGCCCACGACGACGGCCCCGAGGCGGCCGAGCCGCTCTGCCTGGTGTCCGGCGACGCACCTCGGCTGGCCCGGCTCATCAACAACCTGCTCGACAACGCCGGAAAGTTCAGCCCGCCCGGTGAAACCGTCACGGTCACGGCCACCACCCACGGGCAGGAAATGGAGATCACTGTCCAGGACCGTGGGCCCGGTTTTGCCGGCGAGGAACTGGGCATGGTCTTTGAGCGCTTCTACCGCTCGGCCACGGCCCGGGGGCTACCAGGCTCCGGGCTGGGGCTGGCCATCGCGAAGCAGACGGTGCTGGCCCATGGCGGCACCATCGAGGCGGCCAACACCGGCGTGGGCGCCGCGGTCACGGTACACCTTCCCCTGGCAGCTGCGTCCACACCTTAA
- the metE gene encoding 5-methyltetrahydropteroyltriglutamate--homocysteine S-methyltransferase, with amino-acid sequence MSNTPTFPAASLLGYPRIGRRRELKKAIEAFWAGSIDEAALDTAAKEIQLTTARRLSDLGLNEAAAIPGTFSYYDQVLDATTHIGAVPARFGELRNAAGELDINAYFTLARGTVEQQPLEMTKWFDTNYHYLVPEIGPETNFSVTSNRIVEQFEFAKANGFVTRPYLVGPVTYLLLSKASDDAPAGFSPLSRLEDVLPVYAELLSRLAAAGATWVQLDEPALVADQDVPVAEIQAAVARSYEVLTAAAVRPAILVSTPFGALSELLPTLAAANIEALHIDAFKGAVPSTDELALLAGKTVVAGVVDGHNIWRNDLAAAAAKLDALKAAGVDVTVSTSTSTQHVPHDVEEEVKLSAELRSWLAFADQKVTEVVTLAGHLADPASSAAAIAEASAIIASRATAAGVKRPEVRARLAALTPADFNRSDFAVREAAQEAALQLPPLPTTTIGSFPQTSEIRSARARANKGAITAEQYSQLMKDEIKRVVDLQEELGFDVLVHGEPERNDMVQYFAENLEGFDVTVHGWVQSYGSRCTRPSILWGDVTREKAITVEWAEYAQSLTNKPMKGMLTGPVTILAWSFVRDDQPLGETANQVGLALRDEIADLEAAGIKVIQVDEPALRELLPLRKADQAAYLDWSVNSFRLSTAGAVDGTQIHTHLCYSEFGVIIDAIDGLDADVTSIEAARSRMDVVNDLEAHGFGRGVGPGVYDIHSPRVPGQAEVSELLGTAVKHVPARQLWVNPDCGLKTRGYAETEESLRNLVAATKEVRAQLV; translated from the coding sequence ATGAGCAACACCCCCACATTCCCCGCTGCGTCCCTCCTCGGCTACCCGCGCATCGGCCGCCGCCGCGAACTGAAGAAGGCCATCGAAGCGTTCTGGGCCGGGTCCATCGACGAGGCCGCCCTGGACACCGCCGCCAAGGAAATCCAGCTGACCACCGCCCGCCGCCTCTCCGACCTGGGCCTGAACGAGGCCGCCGCGATCCCCGGCACGTTCTCCTACTACGACCAGGTCCTCGACGCCACGACGCACATCGGCGCCGTCCCGGCCCGTTTCGGCGAGCTGCGCAACGCCGCCGGCGAGCTGGACATCAACGCCTACTTCACCCTGGCCCGCGGCACCGTGGAGCAGCAGCCACTGGAAATGACCAAATGGTTCGACACGAACTACCACTACCTGGTGCCGGAAATCGGCCCGGAGACGAACTTCTCCGTGACCTCCAACCGCATCGTGGAGCAGTTTGAATTCGCCAAGGCCAACGGCTTTGTGACCCGCCCCTACCTGGTGGGCCCGGTCACCTACCTGCTGCTGAGCAAGGCCTCCGACGACGCCCCCGCCGGCTTCTCCCCGCTGTCCCGCCTCGAGGACGTCCTGCCCGTCTACGCGGAACTGCTCTCCCGCCTGGCCGCCGCCGGCGCCACCTGGGTCCAGCTGGACGAGCCCGCCCTGGTTGCCGACCAGGACGTGCCGGTCGCCGAGATCCAGGCCGCCGTGGCCCGCAGCTACGAGGTCCTCACGGCCGCAGCCGTGCGCCCGGCCATCCTGGTCTCCACCCCCTTCGGTGCGCTGAGCGAACTGCTGCCCACCCTGGCTGCCGCCAACATCGAGGCCCTGCACATCGACGCCTTCAAGGGCGCCGTGCCCTCCACCGACGAGCTGGCCCTGCTGGCCGGCAAGACAGTGGTTGCCGGCGTCGTGGACGGCCACAACATCTGGCGCAACGACCTCGCCGCCGCCGCCGCCAAGCTGGACGCCCTCAAGGCCGCCGGCGTGGACGTCACGGTATCCACCTCCACCTCCACCCAGCACGTCCCGCACGACGTCGAGGAAGAGGTCAAGCTGTCCGCCGAGCTGCGCAGCTGGTTGGCGTTCGCCGACCAGAAGGTCACCGAAGTGGTGACCCTTGCCGGCCACCTGGCGGACCCGGCGTCGTCCGCCGCGGCCATCGCCGAAGCCTCCGCGATCATCGCCTCCCGTGCCACCGCGGCCGGCGTCAAGCGCCCCGAGGTGCGCGCCCGCCTGGCCGCCCTGACCCCGGCCGACTTCAACCGCTCCGACTTTGCCGTCCGCGAGGCCGCCCAGGAAGCCGCCCTGCAGCTGCCGCCGCTGCCCACCACCACGATCGGCTCCTTCCCGCAGACCAGCGAGATCCGCAGCGCCCGTGCACGCGCCAACAAGGGCGCCATCACGGCCGAGCAGTACTCGCAGCTGATGAAGGATGAGATCAAGCGCGTCGTGGACCTGCAGGAAGAACTCGGCTTTGACGTGCTGGTGCACGGCGAGCCCGAGCGCAACGACATGGTCCAGTACTTCGCCGAGAACCTCGAGGGCTTCGACGTCACGGTCCACGGCTGGGTCCAGTCCTACGGCAGCCGCTGCACCCGCCCGTCCATCCTGTGGGGCGACGTGACCCGCGAGAAGGCCATCACGGTGGAGTGGGCCGAATACGCCCAGTCGCTGACCAACAAGCCCATGAAGGGCATGCTCACGGGCCCCGTCACGATCCTCGCCTGGAGCTTCGTCCGCGACGACCAGCCCCTGGGCGAGACCGCCAACCAGGTGGGCCTGGCCTTGCGCGACGAGATCGCGGACCTCGAAGCCGCCGGCATCAAGGTCATCCAGGTGGACGAGCCCGCCCTGCGCGAGCTGCTGCCCCTGCGCAAGGCCGACCAGGCCGCGTACCTGGACTGGTCCGTGAACTCCTTCCGCCTCTCCACCGCCGGTGCCGTTGACGGCACCCAGATCCACACGCACCTGTGCTACTCCGAATTCGGTGTCATCATCGACGCCATCGACGGCCTGGACGCCGACGTCACCTCCATCGAGGCCGCCCGCTCCCGCATGGACGTCGTGAATGACCTCGAAGCGCACGGCTTTGGCCGCGGCGTGGGTCCGGGCGTCTACGACATCCACAGCCCCCGCGTCCCCGGCCAGGCCGAGGTCTCCGAACTGCTGGGCACCGCCGTCAAGCACGTCCCGGCCCGCCAGCTCTGGGTCAACCCGGACTGCGGCCTGAAGACCCGCGGCTACGCCGAGACCGAGGAATCCCTGCGCAACCTGGTGGCCGCCACCAAGGAAGTCCGCGCACAGCTCGTCTAA
- a CDS encoding methylenetetrahydrofolate reductase, which produces MSPPSLIQATASTPASAPIALSYELFPPRNEAAAASLWATIRELESTNPDYVAVTYGANGSNRDTALELSHRLLTETSLRPLAHLTCVGTTADELAEIISELLDHGVRGILALRGDLPKDPAAARKPGSLAYAQDLIELIRRVEQRRSALLCAGKVAIGVAAYPAKHPESPSIEHDVEVLLAKQRSGADFAITQVFFHADQYKDLVTRARRAGVSIPIIPGVMPLTSLRRVERLGVLTGVEPDPKLLDALGRADDAAESRRIGVAATVDLARAALDAGAPGIHLYTFNEHAAALDVLDKLQLLRPSRPAVGRRPAAPELVQA; this is translated from the coding sequence ATGTCCCCACCCAGCCTTATTCAGGCGACAGCTTCAACACCCGCCAGCGCCCCGATCGCGCTGTCCTATGAACTGTTCCCGCCCCGCAATGAAGCCGCAGCAGCCTCGCTGTGGGCCACCATCCGGGAACTGGAAAGCACCAACCCCGACTACGTCGCCGTCACGTACGGCGCCAACGGCAGCAACCGGGACACGGCCCTCGAGCTTTCGCACCGGCTGCTGACCGAGACGTCCCTGCGGCCCCTGGCGCACCTGACCTGCGTGGGCACCACGGCCGACGAGCTGGCCGAAATCATCTCGGAACTGCTGGACCACGGGGTGCGCGGCATCCTGGCGCTGCGCGGGGACCTGCCCAAGGACCCCGCGGCGGCCCGCAAGCCCGGCTCGCTCGCCTACGCCCAGGATTTGATTGAACTGATCCGCCGCGTGGAGCAGCGCCGCTCGGCCCTGCTGTGCGCCGGCAAGGTTGCGATCGGTGTGGCCGCCTACCCGGCCAAGCACCCGGAATCGCCCTCCATCGAGCACGACGTTGAGGTATTGCTGGCCAAGCAGCGCTCCGGCGCCGACTTCGCCATCACCCAGGTGTTCTTCCACGCCGACCAATACAAGGACCTGGTGACCCGGGCCCGCCGTGCCGGGGTCAGCATCCCGATCATTCCCGGCGTCATGCCGTTGACAAGCCTGCGCCGGGTGGAACGCCTGGGCGTGCTGACCGGCGTCGAACCGGACCCGAAGCTCCTTGACGCGCTGGGCCGGGCCGACGACGCCGCCGAAAGCCGCCGGATCGGTGTGGCCGCCACGGTCGACCTGGCCCGTGCCGCCCTCGACGCCGGCGCCCCCGGCATCCACCTTTATACGTTCAACGAACACGCAGCCGCGCTGGACGTCCTGGACAAACTGCAACTGCTGCGCCCCAGCCGTCCCGCCGTGGGACGCCGCCCCGCCGCCCCCGAACTTGTGCAGGCCTGA
- a CDS encoding ROK family transcriptional regulator → MGDFNQAVILDSIRRSEEGLSRVELAASAGLAAQTVSNICRRLLDAELIMEAGKETSGPGKPRTILRLNPRGMYAVGVRIDPALTSFALIDAVGTVLASRARQTDLRSTPADAVAAMGEEIRTLIAGSGIDESRIAGVGVATPGPVDAANGTVVAPPHMPGWTRVPLRDILAEATGLPVVMDKDVTAAAVAELWTGSAGSAPNFVFVYIGTGIGAGLVLGDEVIRGASGNVGEIGHIITDPDGPECDCGRRGCVKVTNMPETLVAEARELGVLPAADPLHPGSLPEELAALAAAAADGNPDAAGVLARSASRLAGAVSVLTNLLDVDRVVFGGPFWPDLAPTYLAQVPGHLKRLSVTTNVHSVDVAGTKVSMGEGAFGAACLVMEKTFSPNAAQLLLDAKPAN, encoded by the coding sequence ATGGGTGACTTCAACCAGGCGGTCATCCTGGACTCGATTCGCCGCTCCGAGGAGGGCCTGAGCCGGGTGGAACTGGCAGCCTCCGCCGGACTGGCCGCACAAACCGTGTCCAACATTTGCCGCCGGCTCCTGGACGCCGAACTCATCATGGAAGCGGGCAAGGAAACCTCCGGCCCCGGCAAGCCCCGCACCATCCTGCGCCTGAACCCCCGTGGCATGTACGCGGTGGGTGTCCGCATCGACCCCGCCCTGACAAGCTTCGCCCTGATCGACGCCGTGGGAACCGTGCTGGCCTCCCGTGCGCGGCAAACCGATCTGCGCAGCACCCCGGCCGACGCCGTTGCCGCCATGGGGGAGGAGATCCGCACCCTGATTGCCGGCTCCGGCATCGACGAGTCCCGGATCGCCGGGGTCGGTGTTGCCACCCCCGGCCCCGTCGACGCCGCGAACGGCACCGTGGTGGCCCCGCCCCACATGCCCGGTTGGACCAGGGTGCCGCTGCGCGACATCCTGGCCGAGGCCACCGGGCTGCCCGTGGTCATGGACAAGGACGTGACGGCGGCGGCCGTCGCCGAACTGTGGACCGGGTCCGCAGGCAGCGCCCCCAACTTTGTCTTCGTGTACATCGGCACGGGGATCGGTGCCGGCCTGGTGCTGGGCGACGAAGTGATCCGCGGCGCGTCCGGCAATGTCGGGGAAATCGGCCACATCATCACCGACCCCGACGGGCCCGAATGCGACTGCGGCCGCCGCGGCTGCGTCAAGGTCACCAACATGCCCGAGACCCTGGTGGCCGAGGCCCGGGAACTGGGCGTACTGCCCGCGGCCGACCCGCTGCACCCGGGCTCGCTGCCGGAGGAGCTGGCCGCCCTGGCCGCGGCCGCAGCGGACGGAAACCCCGACGCCGCCGGGGTGCTGGCCCGCTCGGCCAGCCGCCTCGCCGGGGCGGTTTCGGTGCTCACGAACCTTTTGGATGTGGACCGGGTGGTCTTTGGCGGCCCGTTCTGGCCGGACCTGGCACCCACGTACCTGGCCCAGGTGCCCGGGCACCTCAAACGCCTCAGCGTCACCACCAATGTGCATTCCGTGGACGTAGCCGGCACCAAGGTCAGCATGGGGGAGGGCGCCTTTGGGGCGGCCTGCCTGGTCATGGAAAAAACCTTCAGCCCCAACGCCGCCCAGCTGCTGCTGGACGCGAAGCCGGCAAACTAG
- a CDS encoding class I SAM-dependent methyltransferase has translation MNGTQYLGPTDPETGGFDFTALRRFPDIEAENLFAHDATDELIHAEAADALAQLAATGLDGSVAVVGDRYGALTLAAAATHGLTGIRVHQDPLSGELALAANAERLGLAQSFTSAPLTGELFAGARVVLWQLPRGLDEIAEVAALIAAHADPGVQVFAGGRVKHMTLAMNTVLGKYFQALVPGRAWRKSRLLTVAGPRPDAPASDFPHKEFNDSLGLWLCAHGATFAGTKLDIGTRFLLDFEPDMRRDAVTAIDLGCGNGTIAAALAAARPDLHVSATDQSAAAVASAAATAEANGLAGRITTVRDDALAGFEPGSAQLVVLNPPFHVGATVHAGIALKLFDAAARVLAPGGELWTVYNRHLDYRAQLDARVGPTTITGRNSKFTVAVSVRTRD, from the coding sequence ATGAACGGCACGCAGTACCTTGGCCCCACCGACCCGGAAACCGGGGGCTTCGACTTCACGGCCCTTCGCCGGTTCCCGGACATCGAGGCGGAGAACCTGTTCGCCCACGACGCCACCGACGAACTCATCCACGCCGAAGCCGCCGATGCCCTCGCCCAACTGGCCGCAACGGGCCTGGACGGAAGCGTCGCCGTCGTGGGGGACCGCTACGGCGCCCTGACCCTGGCCGCGGCAGCCACCCACGGACTCACCGGCATCCGCGTCCACCAGGACCCGCTGTCCGGCGAACTGGCGCTCGCAGCCAACGCCGAACGCCTGGGCCTGGCACAATCCTTCACCTCCGCCCCGCTGACAGGGGAGCTCTTTGCCGGCGCGCGCGTGGTGCTGTGGCAGCTCCCGCGCGGGCTGGATGAAATCGCCGAGGTCGCGGCCTTGATCGCCGCCCACGCGGACCCCGGCGTGCAGGTCTTCGCCGGCGGGCGCGTCAAGCACATGACCCTGGCCATGAACACGGTGCTGGGGAAGTACTTTCAGGCCCTGGTGCCGGGCCGGGCCTGGCGCAAGTCCCGCCTGCTCACCGTTGCCGGGCCGCGGCCCGATGCGCCGGCGTCGGACTTTCCGCACAAGGAATTCAACGATTCGCTGGGCCTGTGGCTGTGCGCGCACGGGGCAACCTTTGCCGGCACGAAACTGGACATCGGCACACGCTTCCTGCTGGATTTTGAACCGGACATGCGCCGGGACGCCGTCACCGCGATCGACCTTGGCTGCGGCAACGGAACCATCGCGGCCGCCCTCGCCGCGGCCCGGCCCGATCTGCACGTGAGCGCCACCGACCAATCCGCGGCTGCCGTCGCCTCGGCCGCCGCCACCGCGGAGGCCAACGGCCTGGCCGGGCGCATCACGACCGTCAGGGACGACGCCCTGGCCGGCTTCGAGCCCGGCTCGGCCCAGCTGGTGGTCCTCAACCCGCCCTTCCACGTCGGCGCCACCGTCCATGCCGGCATCGCCCTGAAACTCTTCGACGCCGCCGCCCGCGTCCTGGCCCCGGGCGGGGAACTGTGGACCGTGTACAACCGCCACCTTGACTACCGGGCCCAGCTGGACGCCCGGGTGGGCCCCACCACGATCACCGGCCGCAACAGCAAATTCACCGTGGCCGTCTCCGTCAGGACCCGGGACTGA
- a CDS encoding YchJ family protein, whose amino-acid sequence MVPRTDAADAMRCPCNSGDTYEACCGRFIDAPEGAGYPPTAEALMRSRYTAFATGNAAYLLRTWHPDTRPASLELDPEQQWYRLDILETSAGGPWDTDGVVRFTARYRYDGERGALTETSRFLRLGRQWLYLDALDIS is encoded by the coding sequence ATGGTTCCACGCACAGACGCTGCCGATGCCATGAGGTGCCCCTGCAACAGCGGTGACACGTACGAGGCCTGCTGCGGGCGCTTCATTGACGCCCCCGAAGGCGCCGGTTACCCGCCCACGGCCGAGGCCCTGATGCGCTCGCGCTACACCGCCTTCGCCACGGGCAATGCCGCCTACCTGCTGCGCACCTGGCACCCCGACACCCGCCCGGCCTCCCTCGAACTGGACCCGGAACAGCAGTGGTACCGGCTGGACATCCTGGAAACCAGCGCCGGCGGCCCGTGGGACACGGACGGGGTGGTCAGGTTCACGGCCCGCTACCGGTACGACGGCGAACGCGGCGCCCTGACCGAAACCAGCCGGTTCCTGCGGCTGGGCCGGCAATGGCTCTACCTGGACGCCCTGGACATCAGCTAG
- a CDS encoding FadR/GntR family transcriptional regulator, with protein sequence MTSDESPGAPAARSYEAVLRSIETDLKGGKIKVGDQIPGERALAQIHGISRASVRDAIRILEVMGVVRTAVGSGPASGTVVIANPSAGLGSALRLHMATSLFPVADIVQTRIMMETWAAREAAARSHDAAVIEQVRGLMAAMDNPDLEREAFHVLDAQFHVLLSSLAGNVVITAMMESLRLAIQGYVSDAIDSDAMWQQMVPALRQQHRGIVTAVTGHDGEAAAAALKEHIEWFHAQTLPMP encoded by the coding sequence GTGACATCCGATGAATCCCCCGGCGCCCCCGCCGCCCGCAGCTACGAGGCCGTTCTCCGCAGCATCGAAACGGACCTCAAGGGCGGCAAAATCAAGGTCGGGGACCAGATCCCCGGCGAGCGCGCGCTGGCCCAAATCCACGGTATCTCGCGGGCGTCGGTCCGGGACGCCATCCGCATCCTTGAGGTCATGGGCGTGGTGCGCACCGCCGTCGGCTCCGGCCCGGCGTCCGGCACCGTGGTCATTGCCAACCCCTCCGCGGGTCTTGGCTCCGCGCTGCGCCTGCACATGGCCACAAGCCTCTTCCCCGTCGCCGACATTGTGCAAACCCGCATCATGATGGAAACCTGGGCGGCCCGCGAGGCGGCCGCCCGCAGCCACGACGCCGCGGTGATCGAACAGGTGCGCGGCCTCATGGCGGCCATGGACAACCCGGACCTCGAGCGGGAGGCCTTCCACGTGCTCGACGCGCAATTCCATGTGCTGCTCAGCTCCCTGGCCGGCAACGTGGTGATCACCGCCATGATGGAATCGCTGCGCCTGGCCATCCAGGGCTACGTCAGCGACGCCATCGACTCCGACGCCATGTGGCAGCAGATGGTGCCGGCGCTCCGGCAGCAGCACCGGGGCATCGTCACCGCCGTCACCGGCCACGACGGCGAGGCCGCCGCCGCCGCACTGAAGGAGCACATTGAATGGTTCCACGCACAGACGCTGCCGATGCCATGA
- a CDS encoding DNA polymerase Y family protein: MTPPTGTPPRVLVTWFPDWPLVAARLTDDLPQDGPAAVIAQGLVAACSVEARAAGVRRGLRLREAQTRCPALVVCLADPVRDAREFEPLVASLEERIPGVEVLRPGLCAVRAGGAARYYGGEEAAVGAVLESADGLGMEARVGIADSVFAAEQAARSTTQASPFRVLSPGTSKEFLSRFPVDVLGDAKLTSLLKRLGILRLGDFAALSGTDVRARFGAAGALAHAMASGRDPRRVTPRKPPRKLEQHAQFEPGLDRVDQIAFHLRATADLFIAGLQHEGLLCTELRIVVTDDSGARSERAWGHPRHFTAGDVVDRVRWQLNPQTPGRANEGLGSAVTRVDLIPGRVDAISHHGQTLFGDGAGERIHHGLSRIQSMLGHEGVLVPAITGGRMLSERRTLAPWGDAVPAATAAEAGRPWPGKIPDPQPATVFASPLPVRLLDGEKSPVRTDPRGALVSAPQWFFPPGSRTRHRTVAEWAGPWPLRQRWWDADRRLSAERLQLVDGNGEAWLLLHDGKGWWAEARYD; this comes from the coding sequence ATGACCCCGCCGACCGGGACTCCCCCGCGCGTTTTGGTCACCTGGTTTCCGGATTGGCCTCTCGTCGCCGCCCGCCTCACCGACGACCTGCCCCAGGACGGGCCCGCAGCGGTCATTGCCCAGGGCCTCGTAGCCGCCTGCTCCGTGGAAGCCCGGGCGGCCGGCGTCCGCCGCGGCCTGCGGCTCAGGGAGGCGCAGACCCGCTGCCCCGCCCTGGTGGTGTGCCTGGCGGACCCCGTCCGGGACGCCCGGGAATTTGAGCCGCTGGTGGCCTCCCTGGAGGAACGGATCCCCGGCGTGGAGGTGCTCCGCCCCGGGTTGTGCGCCGTCCGGGCCGGGGGCGCGGCCCGGTACTACGGCGGCGAGGAGGCCGCCGTGGGCGCCGTCCTCGAATCGGCCGACGGGCTCGGCATGGAAGCCCGGGTGGGGATCGCCGATTCCGTGTTTGCCGCGGAACAGGCGGCCCGCAGCACCACGCAGGCCTCCCCGTTCAGGGTGCTGTCGCCGGGGACGTCCAAGGAATTCCTGAGCCGCTTCCCCGTGGACGTGCTGGGGGACGCCAAGCTGACCTCCCTGCTCAAACGCCTTGGCATCCTTAGGCTGGGGGACTTCGCGGCCCTTTCCGGCACGGACGTCCGGGCCCGGTTTGGGGCCGCCGGGGCACTCGCCCATGCCATGGCAAGCGGCCGGGATCCGCGCAGGGTGACACCGCGGAAACCGCCACGGAAACTTGAACAACATGCGCAATTCGAACCCGGCCTGGACCGGGTGGACCAGATCGCCTTCCACCTTCGGGCCACGGCTGACCTTTTCATCGCCGGGCTGCAACACGAAGGACTGCTCTGCACGGAGCTTCGGATCGTGGTCACGGACGATTCCGGCGCCCGCTCGGAACGGGCGTGGGGCCATCCCCGGCACTTCACGGCGGGCGACGTGGTGGACCGGGTGCGTTGGCAGCTCAACCCCCAGACCCCGGGCCGGGCCAACGAAGGCCTCGGCTCGGCCGTGACACGGGTGGACCTCATTCCCGGACGCGTCGATGCAATCTCCCACCACGGGCAGACCTTGTTCGGGGACGGTGCCGGGGAGCGGATTCATCACGGCCTCAGCCGGATCCAAAGCATGCTCGGACACGAGGGGGTGCTGGTTCCGGCGATCACCGGGGGCAGGATGCTCAGCGAGCGCCGCACCCTGGCGCCCTGGGGTGACGCTGTGCCCGCGGCGACGGCGGCCGAGGCCGGCCGGCCGTGGCCCGGGAAGATCCCGGACCCGCAGCCGGCCACCGTTTTCGCCTCCCCCCTGCCGGTTCGCCTGCTGGACGGGGAGAAGAGCCCTGTCCGCACGGATCCCCGCGGAGCCCTGGTCTCCGCCCCGCAGTGGTTTTTTCCCCCGGGAAGCCGCACCCGCCACCGGACCGTGGCCGAGTGGGCCGGTCCCTGGCCCCTGCGGCAACGGTGGTGGGATGCCGACCGCCGCCTCAGCGCGGAGCGGCTCCAGCTGGTGGACGGCAACGGGGAGGCCTGGCTGCTCCTCCACGACGGCAAGGGGTGGTGGGCCGAGGCCCGCTACGACTAA